From the genome of Thermococcus chitonophagus, one region includes:
- a CDS encoding ABC transporter ATP-binding protein, with translation MVEVRLENLTKKFGDFTAVNKLNLTIKDGEFLVLLGPSGCGKTTTLRMIAGLEEPTEGKIYFGDRDVTYLPPKDRNISMVFQSYAVWPHMTVYDNIAFPLKIKKVPKEEIDKKVRWAAELLQIENLLDRYPAQLSGGQRQRVAVARAIVVEPDVLLMDEPLSNLDAKLRVAMRAEIKKLQQRLKVTTIYVTHDQVEAMTMGDRIAVMNQGKLLQVGPPTEVYLNPKSVFVATFIGAPEMNILEVSVRENHLEGRGFKIELPQDIMDLLKDYMGKDVLFGIRPEHMIIEGIGEMAHMKRTTKVKGRVDFVEALGTDTIVHVVIGDELIKVKLPGHIPLEVGKEVNVVMDVDRIHIFDKSTEEAIV, from the coding sequence ATGGTTGAGGTTAGGCTTGAAAACCTAACGAAGAAGTTTGGAGACTTCACCGCGGTAAATAAGCTCAACCTAACGATCAAGGATGGAGAATTCCTGGTTTTGCTGGGGCCGAGCGGTTGTGGGAAGACTACAACATTAAGGATGATAGCTGGTCTAGAGGAGCCAACTGAGGGGAAGATCTACTTTGGCGATAGGGATGTGACTTACCTCCCACCCAAGGACAGGAACATAAGCATGGTCTTCCAGAGCTATGCGGTCTGGCCTCACATGACAGTCTACGATAACATAGCCTTCCCATTAAAGATAAAGAAGGTTCCTAAGGAGGAGATTGACAAAAAAGTTAGATGGGCCGCTGAGCTTCTCCAGATAGAGAACCTTCTCGATAGATATCCTGCCCAGCTCTCTGGAGGCCAGAGGCAGAGGGTTGCAGTTGCTAGAGCAATCGTAGTTGAGCCTGACGTGCTCCTAATGGATGAGCCCTTGAGCAACTTGGATGCGAAGCTGAGAGTTGCTATGAGGGCCGAGATAAAGAAGCTCCAGCAGAGGCTCAAGGTTACCACGATCTACGTGACCCATGACCAAGTTGAGGCAATGACTATGGGAGACAGGATTGCGGTAATGAATCAGGGAAAGTTGCTCCAAGTTGGCCCACCAACTGAGGTTTACCTGAATCCAAAGTCGGTGTTCGTGGCGACGTTCATTGGTGCTCCTGAGATGAACATCTTGGAGGTCTCCGTTAGGGAGAACCACCTGGAGGGGAGAGGGTTCAAGATTGAGTTGCCCCAGGATATAATGGATCTTCTGAAGGACTACATGGGCAAAGATGTTCTCTTTGGAATAAGGCCAGAGCACATGATAATCGAGGGAATCGGTGAGATGGCCCATATGAAGAGAACAACCAAGGTTAAAGGCAGGGTTGATTTCGTTGAGGCTTTAGGTACCGATACTATAGTTCACGTGGTTATCGGTGACGAGCTAATCAAGGTTAAGCTCCCAGGACACATTCCACTAGAGGTCGGAAAGGAAGTAAACGTGGTCATGGATGTTGACAGGATCCATATATTTGACAAATCTACAGAGGAAGCTATAGTATAA
- a CDS encoding carbohydrate ABC transporter permease, producing the protein MNDKTKFMLKKIAFYAFIFTVVAWILVPIIVSALYAFSTKQDYYDPHKVIPTHFTTEWVKTILFTLGAWDGIKNSVIVAVLTIIISFALGIPAGYAIARYAFKGKDTIKLSIIALRMFPIPVMAIPLVVLYIKLNLIDTLLGVALAHTAMALPFVVLITSSIFAGVDKELEEAAMVFGLTRFGAFKSITLPLALPGLAAAAMFTFVMSWNEVFVASILTLKNRTLPAQILSIVAGAAGGAAPAYYKFAAAFIMILPAMLFIFFARRYLVTMWGITLR; encoded by the coding sequence ATGAACGACAAAACTAAGTTCATGCTAAAGAAAATAGCATTTTACGCGTTCATTTTTACTGTCGTTGCGTGGATACTTGTACCGATAATAGTTTCAGCTCTTTATGCTTTCTCGACTAAGCAGGACTACTATGACCCCCATAAGGTGATCCCAACGCACTTCACGACAGAATGGGTCAAGACTATACTCTTCACCCTGGGGGCTTGGGACGGAATAAAGAACAGCGTTATCGTTGCGGTACTTACGATCATAATAAGCTTTGCTCTTGGTATTCCGGCGGGATACGCAATTGCAAGGTACGCATTTAAGGGTAAAGACACTATAAAGCTCTCGATAATAGCCCTGAGGATGTTCCCCATTCCCGTCATGGCAATTCCGTTGGTTGTGCTGTACATAAAGCTCAACCTGATTGACACGCTGTTGGGAGTTGCTTTGGCTCACACGGCAATGGCCCTCCCCTTTGTAGTCCTGATAACCTCAAGCATCTTTGCTGGGGTTGATAAGGAGCTAGAGGAGGCGGCAATGGTTTTCGGCCTGACGAGGTTTGGTGCCTTCAAGAGCATTACCCTGCCATTGGCGCTCCCAGGTTTGGCGGCTGCCGCAATGTTCACTTTCGTTATGAGCTGGAACGAAGTGTTTGTAGCATCAATCTTAACCCTGAAGAACAGAACGTTACCCGCTCAAATACTCTCCATAGTTGCTGGGGCAGCGGGAGGTGCTGCTCCAGCTTACTACAAATTCGCTGCTGCATTCATAATGATACTACCAGCGATGCTGTTCATATTCTTCGCGAGGAGGTACCTCGTGACGATGTGGGGAATAACCTTGAGGTGA
- a CDS encoding carbohydrate ABC transporter permease: protein MKTKYIPYLLLLPAIAYLLFFIGYPLVQALYLAFTKNGAFSLDTVRRATSDPTFWQALKYTILLAIAIVPVQLILALILALAVNRAFKGKDLTIYALIIPLTISDVAAGLIWYTMLSDYGFMNKLLLNLGLISQPIHFFGYEYRMMEFLAIVIAEVWRATAIVFVIILAGLQMISKEYLEAAEVFGAGYWTRLRKIVIPMLKPSIQSALIIRTLFAMQVFGVVWILAGRDIPVLAGEGFYQLTEIKDYGVASIYALTIALLSIILGALYVKFLKAEYLEVRT, encoded by the coding sequence ATGAAGACAAAGTACATACCCTACTTGCTTCTCTTGCCAGCGATAGCATATCTCTTGTTCTTCATTGGTTATCCCTTAGTTCAGGCTCTATACTTGGCCTTCACGAAAAATGGAGCTTTCTCTCTTGATACGGTCAGAAGAGCGACATCAGATCCTACTTTCTGGCAAGCTCTCAAGTACACTATACTGCTCGCGATAGCTATCGTGCCGGTTCAGCTAATTCTTGCGTTAATATTGGCATTAGCGGTTAATAGAGCATTTAAAGGTAAGGATCTCACGATATACGCTTTAATAATCCCACTCACGATCAGCGATGTTGCCGCGGGCTTAATCTGGTATACGATGCTCTCTGATTATGGTTTTATGAACAAGCTACTTCTGAACTTAGGCCTTATCTCTCAGCCGATCCACTTCTTTGGATATGAATACAGGATGATGGAGTTCCTGGCTATAGTTATAGCTGAAGTCTGGAGGGCCACGGCGATAGTCTTCGTTATAATCCTTGCTGGTTTGCAGATGATCAGCAAGGAGTACCTTGAGGCAGCCGAAGTGTTCGGTGCCGGTTACTGGACGAGGCTCAGGAAGATCGTGATTCCAATGCTAAAGCCGAGCATCCAGAGCGCCCTGATCATTAGAACGCTGTTCGCAATGCAGGTCTTTGGTGTCGTCTGGATATTGGCTGGAAGAGACATTCCCGTTCTGGCTGGAGAGGGATTCTATCAGCTGACGGAGATTAAAGACTACGGGGTTGCGTCAATCTATGCATTAACCATCGCATTGCTCTCGATAATCCTGGGGGCCCTGTACGTTAAGTTCCTGAAAGCTGAGTACTTGGAGGTGAGGACATGA
- a CDS encoding ABC transporter substrate-binding protein, which yields MKKAVGILGALLLVAAVFASGCISGGGPTKIVWASTQLNPPEERAFVLNELIPPFKDKTGIDVEFVPISYSDLATRLEGEEQSGKVTIDVVADLHGGLDYFNAKGWLTDLSSKIKTLQGRTFIESYMKYATDKNGKVFYVPWMSATYVMVVNKEAFKYLPSGLTEQDVIQGTDKWTYDALLAWLKNIYEKTGKKAFGLPAGPKGLLHRFIHGYLYPSFTGYEAKKFDSPEAIEMWNYFKELWKYTNPASTTWDAMSDPLLQGEVWIAWDHTARIKNAIVTKPDKFVVVPVPRGPKGRGFIVVLAGLAIPKNAPHPDEAWKLIDYLTQPETQVKVLEKVGFFPTVKEAADAVPEGPLKILVKGVTAQSSTKDALVVMIPNLGEKGGEFSGIYREAFKRIVLQGEDPQKVLSELGPKLHSLFKEKGIPEP from the coding sequence ATGAAGAAGGCCGTGGGGATTTTAGGAGCTCTTCTTTTAGTTGCGGCCGTATTTGCCAGTGGATGCATTAGCGGAGGAGGACCAACGAAGATTGTGTGGGCTTCTACCCAGTTGAATCCGCCAGAAGAAAGGGCCTTTGTTCTGAATGAGCTTATTCCACCCTTCAAGGATAAGACTGGCATCGATGTTGAGTTCGTACCGATAAGCTATTCTGACCTAGCAACGAGACTTGAAGGTGAGGAGCAGTCTGGAAAAGTCACTATTGATGTCGTTGCAGACCTTCACGGTGGCCTTGACTACTTCAACGCTAAGGGATGGCTCACTGACTTAAGCAGTAAGATAAAGACCCTGCAGGGAAGGACGTTTATAGAGAGCTATATGAAGTATGCCACTGACAAGAATGGCAAGGTGTTTTACGTTCCATGGATGAGTGCTACCTACGTTATGGTAGTCAATAAGGAGGCATTCAAGTACCTCCCATCTGGACTCACCGAACAGGATGTTATCCAGGGTACTGACAAGTGGACTTACGATGCCCTCCTTGCATGGCTTAAGAACATCTATGAGAAGACTGGAAAGAAAGCCTTTGGACTTCCAGCTGGGCCAAAGGGATTATTACACAGGTTCATACACGGTTATCTCTACCCAAGCTTTACAGGATATGAGGCTAAGAAGTTCGATAGCCCTGAGGCCATAGAGATGTGGAATTACTTTAAGGAGCTTTGGAAGTACACTAACCCAGCATCAACGACGTGGGATGCAATGTCTGATCCACTTCTACAGGGCGAGGTATGGATAGCTTGGGATCACACAGCCAGAATAAAGAATGCTATCGTTACTAAGCCTGACAAGTTCGTTGTAGTCCCAGTCCCAAGGGGACCAAAGGGCAGGGGGTTCATTGTAGTGCTTGCTGGGCTTGCGATTCCAAAGAACGCTCCACATCCAGATGAGGCTTGGAAGCTCATTGATTATCTAACTCAGCCAGAGACCCAAGTTAAGGTTCTAGAGAAGGTAGGATTCTTCCCAACAGTAAAGGAGGCTGCCGATGCCGTTCCAGAGGGACCGCTTAAGATCCTCGTTAAGGGCGTCACTGCACAGTCATCAACGAAGGATGCCCTAGTTGTTATGATTCCCAACCTTGGTGAGAAGGGTGGTGAGTTCAGTGGAATATACAGGGAGGCTTTCAAGAGGATTGTTCTCCAGGGTGAGGATCCACAAAAGGTTCTCAGCGAACTAGGTCCGAAGCTTCACAGCCTCTTCAAGGAGAAAGGCATTCCTGAGCCGTGA
- a CDS encoding tetratricopeptide repeat protein translates to MKDIAKEWENAIEEKNCEKLLEILDDYLDTIEDEEQLKRELERAGQVAIDCEDFDLIHEIAHTYEHLGEIEKGIELYKSVVEKRKDRDREEYAEALYYLADAYEHFGMPEEALKTYEELLKVEEELGNEKEKALTLANIAIVRDELEETEEAIRIMEKARDIFAKLNDEKNYLISLIDLAHFHYELGNYEKAMELIQEVLRNPIDEEIEVHSRLVESEIYAGRGENKKAALSLRKALQRAESDEDLYGVAFESVLEFIEGLFNESNYQALKEVAPLFAELFEDDTRHFFHAIEKLAEWRLGNEEAREEFEELYGKIENEDLKAMLDEWKRPKLSLGLSL, encoded by the coding sequence ATGAAAGATATTGCAAAAGAGTGGGAGAATGCGATAGAGGAAAAGAACTGTGAAAAGCTCCTCGAAATCCTTGACGATTACCTAGACACAATAGAAGATGAAGAACAGCTGAAAAGGGAGTTAGAGAGAGCAGGACAGGTTGCAATAGACTGCGAGGATTTCGACTTAATCCACGAAATCGCACACACATATGAGCACTTAGGGGAAATAGAAAAGGGAATAGAGTTATACAAGAGTGTCGTTGAAAAAAGAAAAGACAGAGATAGGGAGGAATATGCAGAAGCGCTCTATTATCTAGCTGATGCATATGAGCACTTTGGAATGCCCGAGGAAGCTCTCAAAACTTATGAGGAACTCCTCAAAGTAGAGGAAGAGCTAGGGAATGAGAAGGAGAAGGCACTAACACTCGCAAACATCGCGATTGTTAGGGATGAGCTTGAAGAAACGGAAGAGGCAATAAGGATAATGGAAAAAGCCAGAGACATATTTGCGAAATTGAACGATGAGAAAAACTACCTTATAAGCCTGATTGACTTAGCTCATTTCCACTATGAGCTGGGAAATTATGAGAAGGCTATGGAGCTTATACAAGAAGTCCTAAGGAACCCCATAGATGAGGAGATAGAGGTTCACTCAAGGCTCGTCGAGAGCGAGATATACGCGGGAAGAGGAGAGAATAAAAAGGCAGCACTAAGCTTAAGAAAGGCCCTCCAGAGGGCGGAGAGTGATGAGGATCTCTATGGAGTTGCATTCGAGTCAGTCCTCGAATTCATTGAGGGGCTCTTCAACGAATCAAACTATCAGGCCCTAAAGGAAGTAGCCCCACTATTCGCCGAGCTCTTTGAGGACGATACGAGACACTTCTTCCATGCGATAGAGAAGCTTGCAGAGTGGAGGCTTGGAAATGAAGAGGCAAGAGAAGAGTTCGAGGAGCTTTATGGAAAAATAGAGAACGAGGATCTAAAGGCGATGCTCGACGAGTGGAAGAGGCCCAAGCTGAGTTTAGGCCTGAGCCTTTAA
- a CDS encoding elongation factor 1-beta, with amino-acid sequence MSDFNLVGVIRVMPSDPEVNLDELEEKLKAVIPEKYGLAKVEREPIAFGLVALKFYVLGKDEEGYSFDEVAEKFKEVENVESAEVETVSRI; translated from the coding sequence ATGAGCGATTTCAACCTTGTTGGGGTTATTAGGGTAATGCCAAGCGACCCCGAGGTAAACCTTGATGAGCTTGAGGAGAAGCTTAAGGCAGTGATCCCAGAGAAGTACGGCCTTGCAAAGGTCGAAAGGGAGCCAATAGCATTCGGTTTAGTGGCTCTAAAGTTCTACGTTCTTGGAAAGGATGAAGAGGGCTACTCATTTGATGAAGTTGCGGAGAAGTTCAAAGAAGTGGAGAACGTAGAGAGCGCTGAGGTTGAGACGGTATCGAGGATTTAA
- a CDS encoding zinc finger domain-containing protein produces the protein MKFEIPVCTSCGREITPREHATHFVCPNCGEVIIWRCETCRLLAKPYKCPKCGWEGP, from the coding sequence ATGAAGTTCGAGATACCCGTATGTACTTCATGCGGAAGGGAGATCACGCCTAGGGAGCATGCCACTCACTTCGTCTGCCCCAACTGCGGTGAAGTGATAATCTGGAGATGTGAAACCTGCAGGCTTCTAGCGAAGCCTTACAAGTGCCCGAAGTGCGGATGGGAGGGACCCTGA
- a CDS encoding NAD-dependent epimerase/dehydratase family protein translates to MKVLVTGGAGFIGSHLVDALMEKGYEVRALDDLSAGTLENVKRWLDHERFEFIKGDMRDPGVVKKAVEDVDIVFHLAANPEVRIGSQSPELLYETNVLITYNLLQAMRNSNVKYLIFTSSSTVYGDAEKLPTPEDYAPLEPISVYGGAKLAAEALISGYAHTFDFNALIIRLANIIGKRSNHGVIYDFINKLKRNPKELEILGDGTQRKSYLHVSDTIEGMLTIFEHFKREGKRVDFYNLGNEDWITVREIAQIVSEEMGLSPEFKFTGGIDGGRGWKGDVKLMLLDISKAKRTGWRPRLNSYEAVRRTVRELLGKDL, encoded by the coding sequence ATGAAGGTTCTAGTAACAGGAGGTGCGGGGTTCATAGGCTCTCACCTAGTGGATGCACTGATGGAGAAGGGATATGAGGTAAGGGCTCTCGATGACTTGAGCGCTGGAACCCTCGAGAACGTAAAGAGATGGCTCGATCACGAGAGGTTTGAGTTCATAAAGGGGGATATGAGGGATCCTGGGGTTGTGAAAAAAGCCGTTGAGGACGTCGATATTGTATTCCACCTTGCTGCGAATCCAGAGGTTAGGATAGGCTCCCAAAGTCCCGAGCTCCTTTATGAAACGAACGTGCTGATAACTTATAACCTCCTTCAAGCCATGAGGAATTCCAATGTTAAGTACCTGATCTTTACCTCTTCCTCGACGGTTTACGGTGATGCGGAGAAGCTTCCAACTCCAGAAGACTATGCTCCTCTCGAACCAATAAGCGTTTATGGGGGAGCTAAGCTGGCAGCTGAGGCCTTGATAAGTGGCTACGCTCACACCTTTGACTTCAACGCTCTGATAATTAGGCTCGCAAACATAATAGGGAAGAGATCCAACCATGGGGTTATATATGACTTCATAAACAAGCTGAAGAGGAATCCGAAGGAGCTTGAGATTTTAGGGGACGGAACGCAGAGGAAGAGCTACCTCCATGTGAGCGACACGATTGAGGGGATGCTCACGATATTTGAGCACTTCAAGAGAGAGGGCAAGAGGGTCGACTTTTACAACTTGGGTAACGAGGACTGGATAACCGTTAGGGAGATAGCCCAGATAGTCAGTGAAGAGATGGGCCTTAGTCCTGAGTTCAAATTCACGGGCGGTATTGATGGAGGAAGGGGCTGGAAGGGCGACGTTAAGCTGATGCTCCTCGATATAAGCAAGGCTAAGAGGACTGGCTGGAGGCCGAGGCTGAACAGCTACGAAGCCGTGAGGAGAACCGTTCGGGAGTTGCTAGGGAAAGATTTATAA
- a CDS encoding geranylgeranylglycerol-phosphate geranylgeranyltransferase, protein MESKAFIEIMRPHNCILAGIVGILGALVAYEGIPGINQLALIFLVVYFGCSAGNTINDYFDYEIDRINRPERPIPRGAIPRKIALYYALLQYLIGLILAYFLGIRAFLFALGAYALTFLYAWKLKPLPFVGNLAVATLTGVTPIYGAVGVGRIGLAGYLAVCAFLVNVAREIMKDIEDVEGDREMGAKTLPIILGEKKAGIIASVFGFATVITSFLPIKVGIGLGYAPMVIVDAMILKASIDVLKDPRKASKAQKSLKMATFIAVISFLLGALTKGV, encoded by the coding sequence GTGGAGAGCAAAGCTTTCATCGAGATCATGAGACCCCACAACTGCATCCTAGCTGGAATAGTTGGCATTTTGGGTGCCTTAGTTGCCTACGAAGGAATCCCTGGGATTAACCAGCTGGCCTTGATATTTTTGGTTGTGTACTTCGGCTGTTCTGCAGGGAACACAATTAATGACTACTTTGACTACGAGATAGACAGGATAAACAGGCCGGAGAGGCCGATACCCAGGGGAGCAATTCCCAGAAAGATAGCATTGTATTATGCGTTACTCCAGTACCTAATTGGGCTAATCTTGGCGTACTTTCTAGGGATTAGAGCGTTCCTCTTCGCGTTAGGGGCTTACGCTCTAACGTTCCTGTACGCGTGGAAGCTCAAGCCCCTTCCTTTCGTGGGGAATTTAGCCGTGGCTACGCTAACTGGAGTTACTCCAATTTATGGAGCTGTTGGAGTAGGAAGGATAGGGCTTGCCGGATATCTTGCTGTATGCGCGTTCCTCGTTAACGTTGCGAGGGAGATCATGAAGGACATTGAGGACGTTGAAGGGGACAGGGAGATGGGGGCAAAAACCCTGCCAATAATCCTAGGAGAAAAGAAGGCCGGAATAATAGCCTCAGTCTTTGGCTTCGCCACAGTCATAACTTCATTCCTTCCGATTAAGGTCGGGATAGGGCTGGGATACGCTCCAATGGTTATAGTTGATGCAATGATACTTAAAGCAAGCATTGATGTCCTAAAGGATCCCAGGAAGGCCAGCAAAGCACAGAAGAGTTTGAAGATGGCTACATTCATAGCAGTTATAAGTTTCTTGCTTGGAGCATTAACCAAGGGGGTATGA
- a CDS encoding ribonucleoside-triphosphate reductase, producing MLENVVRENIDKEGLWLVITFKTPYGPLDTMEKLEEAVKKAGWEVTFKANWWTADIPYGLVRIDARKEGREKIILGKWILGRELKIMKAQNLGLEEGKEEFFRMVDSITSTLIHDPVIRTMREQY from the coding sequence ATGTTAGAGAATGTAGTTAGGGAGAACATAGATAAGGAAGGGCTGTGGCTTGTTATTACTTTTAAAACCCCATACGGCCCTCTAGACACCATGGAAAAGTTGGAAGAAGCCGTGAAAAAAGCCGGATGGGAGGTAACTTTCAAGGCGAACTGGTGGACGGCGGACATTCCCTATGGTTTAGTTAGGATAGATGCCAGGAAAGAGGGGAGGGAAAAGATAATCCTAGGGAAGTGGATCCTGGGTAGAGAACTAAAGATAATGAAAGCTCAAAATCTAGGCTTGGAGGAGGGGAAAGAGGAGTTCTTCAGGATGGTTGACAGTATAACCTCAACCCTAATTCATGACCCCGTAATAAGAACGATGAGGGAGCAGTACTGA
- a CDS encoding sulfite exporter TauE/SafE family protein → MLEFVILGLGIGFLAGLLGIGGGFLIVPALVILGKPIHLAIGTSLACITVSSFSSAVTHLRRDSVLPKVVLLKEVFSVPSAIIGSYASSLLPEKVLRIAFGILLLYLSYTLLKKSENSEENRSVNYRAIPIIGIVSGTMSGLLGISGGVLNVPLFHSLAGIPMRYAIGTSSLALFFTALAGSIEHYRLGHVDPRMILTLAPGLIVGGYLGATTAHRAHPETLKKVFAGFLVVVALRMIL, encoded by the coding sequence ATGCTCGAGTTTGTAATCCTTGGGTTAGGGATAGGTTTCCTTGCTGGGCTCCTCGGGATAGGAGGAGGTTTCCTGATAGTTCCGGCCCTAGTTATCCTGGGGAAGCCCATTCACCTCGCAATAGGGACGAGCTTGGCATGCATAACGGTAAGCTCTTTCTCCTCGGCCGTAACTCATCTAAGAAGGGACTCTGTGTTGCCCAAGGTTGTTTTGTTAAAGGAGGTATTTTCCGTTCCTTCAGCCATTATAGGCTCTTACGCCTCGTCCCTGTTGCCTGAGAAAGTCCTCAGGATAGCGTTTGGGATTCTACTCTTGTACCTCTCCTACACCCTCCTGAAGAAGAGCGAAAATAGCGAGGAGAATAGAAGTGTGAACTATAGGGCAATCCCAATAATAGGTATTGTGTCCGGAACTATGAGCGGTCTCCTGGGGATAAGTGGTGGAGTTCTAAACGTTCCGCTGTTCCACTCTCTGGCGGGAATACCAATGAGGTACGCCATAGGAACTTCAAGCCTCGCCCTTTTCTTTACGGCGCTCGCCGGGAGCATAGAGCACTACAGGTTGGGCCATGTTGACCCCAGGATGATCTTAACCTTAGCCCCAGGACTGATAGTGGGAGGTTACCTTGGGGCCACTACTGCCCACAGAGCGCACCCAGAGACCCTCAAAAAGGTTTTCGCTGGGTTTTTGGTAGTTGTGGCCCTGAGGATGATACTTTAA
- a CDS encoding aldehyde ferredoxin oxidoreductase family protein, with protein MKGYKGKILRVDLTSGEISIEPLKDNVIEKFVGGKGLGYYLMYKEVPPGTDPFSPGNKLLFVPGALTGLIPGSSKVIAVSKSPETRLISDSSGGDAFGPKLKGHFDAVIIEGSAEEPVYIHIYEGQAEIRDGGELWGKGVYEATNELWRKYPKASIAMIGRAGENRVRIANIVYDSERASGRGGLGAVMGSKNLKAVVVEPGEKPEVANKEEYEKLWKEYYDSYATDPKYEHTRNYGTTDGLRSSASLGMSPAYNFSRPYIPDELASKLAGDEVKKYEIEPEWFIHGKSCPIKCARYVEVEYKGRRIRVKPEYESIAMLGAATGVFNFPAVAYFNRLANDLGLDSIAAGNVIGWFFELVERGLITEEEIGFKVRGFGDEEAEEKLLMLIAERKGIGAVLAEGVKGACEILGRGCEFAVHVKGLEAPAWDPRGRRTYALSYATADVGASHMRGWPRPHQLPNQGPAKELVPSLIEARDESYIFDMLGVCKFVPYKLDDLAKFYSIVTGREWSIEKLRRVAWAVESIARIHNALDWVTPPLDDVIPPRWWEPEPDGPAKGNKAFIDYNDFLEARREFYRLRGWHEELGVPLPETMKKLGYSEFREDAERALEVVRGRL; from the coding sequence ATGAAAGGTTACAAGGGGAAAATTCTCAGGGTCGATCTGACAAGCGGTGAGATTTCAATAGAGCCCCTTAAGGATAATGTTATAGAGAAGTTCGTCGGCGGGAAGGGGCTCGGCTATTATCTCATGTACAAGGAGGTTCCCCCAGGAACAGACCCTTTCAGTCCGGGAAATAAGTTGCTCTTTGTCCCCGGGGCCCTAACCGGTCTAATCCCAGGATCCAGTAAGGTCATAGCCGTGAGCAAAAGTCCCGAGACTAGGCTGATAAGTGATTCGAGCGGTGGAGATGCCTTCGGGCCAAAGCTCAAGGGCCACTTTGATGCCGTGATAATAGAGGGAAGTGCTGAAGAGCCAGTTTACATCCACATCTACGAGGGCCAGGCCGAGATCAGAGATGGTGGGGAGCTGTGGGGGAAGGGAGTTTACGAGGCAACTAACGAGCTCTGGAGGAAGTATCCAAAGGCCAGCATAGCGATGATAGGGAGGGCCGGAGAAAACAGGGTGAGGATAGCGAACATAGTTTACGACTCAGAGAGGGCCAGTGGAAGGGGAGGCCTTGGGGCAGTGATGGGTAGCAAGAATCTTAAAGCCGTGGTGGTTGAGCCCGGCGAGAAGCCTGAGGTAGCTAATAAAGAGGAGTACGAGAAGCTCTGGAAGGAGTACTACGATTCCTATGCCACCGATCCCAAGTACGAGCACACTCGCAATTACGGAACCACGGATGGCCTTAGGAGCTCTGCTTCCTTGGGAATGAGCCCTGCTTACAACTTCTCGAGGCCCTACATTCCCGACGAACTGGCGAGCAAATTGGCTGGGGATGAGGTTAAGAAGTATGAGATAGAGCCGGAATGGTTCATCCACGGAAAGAGCTGTCCGATTAAGTGCGCCCGTTATGTAGAGGTTGAGTATAAGGGCAGGAGGATAAGGGTGAAGCCGGAGTACGAGAGCATAGCCATGCTTGGTGCCGCAACGGGTGTATTCAACTTTCCGGCGGTGGCGTACTTCAACCGCCTTGCCAATGACCTAGGTCTCGACAGCATAGCCGCTGGAAACGTCATAGGCTGGTTCTTTGAGCTTGTTGAGAGGGGATTAATAACGGAGGAAGAGATAGGATTTAAGGTCAGGGGATTTGGGGATGAGGAGGCCGAGGAAAAACTGCTCATGCTAATAGCCGAGAGGAAGGGTATTGGAGCGGTCTTGGCGGAGGGAGTTAAGGGGGCCTGCGAGATCCTCGGGAGGGGTTGCGAGTTTGCGGTTCACGTTAAGGGCCTAGAAGCTCCAGCGTGGGATCCAAGGGGCAGGAGGACTTACGCCTTAAGCTATGCAACGGCCGACGTTGGGGCCTCCCACATGAGGGGCTGGCCGAGGCCCCATCAGCTGCCAAACCAAGGGCCCGCCAAAGAGCTGGTTCCCTCGTTAATAGAGGCCAGGGACGAGAGCTACATCTTCGACATGCTTGGTGTTTGTAAGTTCGTTCCCTACAAGCTTGATGATCTCGCTAAGTTCTACTCCATAGTCACGGGAAGGGAGTGGAGCATTGAAAAGCTAAGGAGAGTCGCTTGGGCAGTAGAGAGCATAGCGAGGATTCATAATGCTTTGGACTGGGTAACTCCGCCTTTAGATGACGTCATACCACCAAGGTGGTGGGAGCCAGAGCCCGATGGACCCGCCAAGGGTAATAAAGCATTCATAGACTACAATGACTTCCTTGAGGCGAGGAGGGAGTTCTACAGGCTCAGGGGATGGCATGAGGAGCTCGGCGTTCCACTGCCTGAAACAATGAAGAAGCTTGGCTATTCAGAATTCAGGGAAGATGCTGAGAGGGCTTTGGAGGTCGTGAGGGGGAGGCTTTAA